The following nucleotide sequence is from Pungitius pungitius chromosome 6, fPunPun2.1, whole genome shotgun sequence.
TTAACCGTAGGGCAAACCAGTTCAGACATGCACAGGCCACGGCCCCAGGCGTGTCTTGGAAACATCCTGTTTCTTTCCAATAACACACATCAGAGCGTGCTCCATAAACACATAGATTCACGCACAATAGCCATCCAGTATCTGTCTCTGGATGAATTGCTTTTAATAACTTAGCAGTAGTCTCTGTTGAATGGTCTGTTGCCATGGACACTACTCCCATGGACACTTTTCACAAaccagagaagtgtgtgtgtgtctgtggtgtgtGGATGTGGTGATGCTGTTCTCCATTCTCTCATACAGGGATGTGGTTTTAGGAGAAGTGATGTGCAGTTTCCCCACAGATCTTTGACACCTTGCTGTTTGTATAACCATCATTGCATGGGGAATCACTTATTTCCTATAAAATTACACAGCATtgccattttgtgtgtgtgtgtgtgtgtgtacaattaCCTTGCAGAATCAGAACAGAATCACAATTGCATGTGACCAAGTAGGAATTTGCTAGGAATGTGCAAAACCATACGTATCCTCTGGTTCTATGGAGCACGAGTAAAACTAGTACCCACAAACAGGGCACTGTTGTAGGTGAAAGAGGGTCAGAGGTGTTTTTGTCTTGTCAGTGATGATCACCATAGTTACTATACAGCCATACAGTTCTgatcacatacatacatactgatCACCATAGTTACTATACAGCCATACAGTTAGGACATAGCATGGACTGTAAAAAGCAATACTTTCACAGCAAcgttttatgacattttttatttttccattcttAAACAGTGGCTATGTTATGTGCAACCCATGTATACTTTAAATGTAACTAATACTCATCGACTAGATCTGTTCTTTATGATTGAGTTTTTATCTCGAGCCAAGATGTTCTCTACTTCTTACTTTGTGTCCTACAGCTCTGTGTCCTCAACTCTTTACAAAGGTTCTTTTTCAAATCCAGTTTTTTCACTCCATTTATATTATCGCACTATTTTACATTTCCTGTTAATAATTGTGACCAGCATGTTGGCACCATTATTAGTAACACTGAAAACGCTAATCTCtaaagttaatttatttaaagGAACTGAACTACaataatatattcattgtattacagtttgtattttcttaaataataaAGTATAAAATAAGCATTTCTATAAAACTAAATATTCTACACTTTTCACTGCATGCTAAATAATGAACAGATAATGAAAGAAGGTTGTTGTTGTCTTCTTTAGATGCTACAACTTGTATAATTCTTCTTGAgtacttttttcattgtaaaaGAGCCCGTACCCATGCATGTGAAATTCTCGGATGCTCCTTCTTTTGTCACTCTCTCGGGTTGTGACACACTTCAGCGAAGGGACATTCTCTGTGGTAAAACATTCATGAATGTATTTGCTATTTACTCCCGAggaagagcaagagagagaaagagagcccCAACAGAACCAGTTCTCCTCCGCTCCGTAGCTCTCCGCTCCTTTGTGTGAGTGGTCAATGCGAGGCCGTCACAGTGCGAGAAGGCTAATgtgaatgtatttgtgtgtttgtatgaatgCCTGCACTACACAAGTAAATATACACACTTTACACAAAAGGTGTTTTAATGCCACATCTAAAAGGTCGGTACAGTAATAAGGATTTGTCGTGAAAGTTCGGCTTCCTTCTATGAAAGCCAGTGTTCCATCGTTTTCAGACCTGGCAGAACCGTTGCATTACGCTGCAAGACGTGAGCGGCAGCCCATGGTGTCCGGAGAGCTCATGTGGTTTAGTGTAACCCTGCAGTTTGGACTACGACATTGTAGCAGATTTATATCACATCATATGTTCCTCTCAGTTTTCCACTGAGAGTTCACAAAATTGTGCTTGGCTGTTGTGGTGAAGGTTACTTTCCCATGCAGACAGTTTGATAATTGGCTACAAGTGCTGGCATTACCTTCCCAGTCCAGTCTGGCCTGCCAGTAGTTATCAGTATCTGTCAGTTCGCTTCTTTGGCCCAGCATTACAATTTATAGCCCCACTATAATTTTGTTGAAtgcatggaagaagaaaaaaaaattaaagacgaaaaaacaaaagcttttaaggAGATTTTGATGAAATGAGGACATTCACTATatcaaaaaaaggcaaaaacaacctaatgtaacatttattttgtgcatGTGGAACATTACAACAGACAAGGCAGACTAGGGAATGAAGAGGTGAACCTCTGCTTACAGAAATGTAATGTGGTTGGAAATGTTGAAAGCTTTCTAAAACCCAGGCCGTGTCTTTCAGACACCAGTGGAATTcttttcaaacaaattaaataagtaTTGACctggtgttgtttttcttctttcatgctACCCACAGttgctttgatttattttattttcatttaagttATTATCATATTATGCTGAGCATCACTTTTCCTTCCATTTTTCTCTGCAGACATGCTGGAGTCAAACAACCTTGTAACGTTTGAAGGCCTTGCCAACAGTTCAGCTTACCACACCTTCCTGTTGGACGAGGAGAAAGGACGACTCGTTGTGGGAGCCAAGGACCACATCTTCTCCTTTAACCTCCTCAACATCAGCAGAGACTACGCGCAGGTACAACCGTTGTTCGATTGTCTGTCTGACGGGTTAACCCGATTAATAATTCATCACGACATTACGTTTGTATTCATTTCCGACCGACTTAATATCTTCCTTGAGTGTACATCTGCATCCAGAGTGAGTTTAGGGCTCAGGTATCTTGAGACCTCCCTTTCTGTCTTTAAAGAAAAGAGCCTCATGCATATTTCAGACCAGGGCTGTCGCACACGATCTCACGCTGTGTCAGGCATGTTAGCTGCTCTCCGCATACCTGGATTAATAATGGAGTAAACTAAAACAAAGTGGATAACAAATCACATCTTGACCcgcatgcatgcacatgcatgcacacaggcaGTAGCTGCATAGACTCACTTTGTTAAAATGATTCGAGGTAGGGGCTCATTCTTTGCTAACATGCACAGACACcgtgtttgtgttgcagatCCCTTGGCTGGCTTCCTCCACCAAAAGAGATGAATGCAAGTGGGCAGGAAAAGATCTCTCGGTAAGAACTAAAACCATCCATCTTGCAAGTTGGTTTCAGCATTTTGCCCCCCCATTTCCCACCGATGATTTGGAGCCTGTTCTCTTGAGCTACTAAAGAATGACAACTCTGGGCGTAAAGCTCACTTGAAGTTGTGCTTGGATGGCATGTCATCTGTGCTCCACATATATGACATTTTAATCTACAATAATAGTagatttttctttatctttcagCTTGTTTATTCTACAGTGGTGACATGTTCAATATGTCACTGCCTAGCTCACCATCGGTCAGTTTTCAGTCTCCATGACTTTGACCTTAATGAAAATCctccatttcaatcaggagagactcgaatagaatgtaacattcttttatTAATCATTTGAGTAGTACTCCATCCTACCGTAGGTTGATCCAGGGGTGGGGATGTTGAGGTCGGATGAGGCATATTTCCCTCTGGAGTCAAGacaatggtggtggtggtggttgtggtAAAACTCTGTGTACACACACTTGGGAGGTTGTCTCTGCTGCCTTCAACCTGCGTTATGAATTTCTATTTTCAATAAAGCCTAAGGCAATATGCTGGAATCTGAAATCATGTCAATGCTGTCTGTGCTTCCTGGGCATCGGCCAAGCTTGCCTGCCCTTCTGTGCTGATTGTTTGAAGCGCCACAAAGCTCTTTGCGTTTTCTCTGTAAACATTGTGGCGTGGATGAATAAGGTGCCTCGAGGGGTGGTCTTTCTGTTGTAGAGTCGAAGGAAAGTAAGAACTAAAGGGAGCTGGATGAAGATGGAGAGTGAGTCTGCTGAGTACTGCAAGCACTTTAGAAGATAAAGCTGAGAGGACAGAAAGAGATTTGATGGGTGTCAAAGGTGTGACccacaacagaaaaaaacaaagctgcagCTATTGCGACTCCATgccaaataataaaaatccatttttctAGAAAAATTAAGGAGAAATATTCATATTCTTTGCTCAGGTCTaacaaaatctaaaataatatttaatatcttTACTTAATATAATGTATAACGTGTTGgacacacatatgtatgtttTGAGTCTTCTTCTCTTTATCATCTTTCTAAATATTCAGAGATAGGAGAGAGAGATATACCCACGCATGCAGGCATTTCAATCCGGGCAAAGACAGCTGCTTAGATGACAACTAAAGCTTATGCAAACAGAAGCTGCTATGTGCCGATGACCTGAAGCCAGATAAACTTAGTCATGCAAAATTTGTGTCACTATTTTCTTTTAGAATATGtgattacacatttatttttattttagctcGGGTCTGCTCAAGCACATGCTGCCAGAGTACAAGGAAATATGCCATATGCTAACATATTGTGATAGTTATGCCTATATTCCTATAATATGACACAACGATATATAAGAGCTAAATACATTGCAGGATCAAAACCGCCACGTGTGTATTCTGCACTGACAGAATGACAGTAAGCCATCGATGGCCTGTATTGCAGTGATTTGGTTGACCTTTGATCTTGTCTCAACCCTCTTCATGGCCCAAACCTCAGTTGCTATCACAACCAGCATTTGGTGGACCGGGACACCAACGTCTGTAACAACTGGgcatttaaaaaagttttgTTCTTATGGTTGATTACCCATCCGACTAAATCTGTTCCTTGTTTTTTGGCCCATCAGAGGGAGTGCTCAAATTTCATTAAAGTGTTGCAGCCGTTCAACCAGACCCACCTCTATGTGTGCGGGACAGGAGCCTTCCACCCTGTCTGCTCCTACCTGGAGGTCGGCAGGAAaccagaggtacacacacacacatttcttcaaACACCACAATGACTGTAAGCATTAATGTATGAATGCTATAACAAGTAGCATGTCATAGTAAAGTTTGAGTATTTTATTACAAGTTGTGAAATGCTATGTGTAGTCTGGCATGATTGTATTCTTGATAATCCTGATCATTTGCTTCCCCtctgaaaaaaagtttaattaatcaaaatgacacATAGTAATTTCATAGTTTAGGGTTTCATAGGGTTTCATAGTCTTGATTCATCTCTAATTTGGAACTGCTAAGGGTTCAGTTcagtaaaagaaaaggaaagtgcTTCCTTGTCCCTCACATGTCGGACTCGGACGTATGTGCGTTTCCTTTCCTAGATTTACTGAAAATCTGAGGCTTCcccattttcaaacattttgacagATTTACCagatttacattatttaaaattaaattgaatttaaaaaaataaaatgttgttttcttatttctttatcaagaaacactttttttaagtaTCATATCAAGGTTGAATTAAAAACCAAAATGTACTTACTTTGGAATCACATTTCTGTGATTCATTATGAACCATTGGGTAAGGTTTTAAACTAAAGGTGTGTCTGAAATCTATGATATTGGATTCTGTGGGTTGCTACATTTCCATTTCATTAAACACCACAACGTTCTCCCAACTGTCACCTTAAAATTGGTTATAGAGAAATTTCCAGTCATAGTGAACTAATTTTTCTCAATGTAATTTGCCTCCTTAACTTGTAAAAACAATGTGATCCCATCTATTTCTCAGTTTCAGTTTTCAACTGTAACTTTTTGTCTCTCCTGGTCCAGGACAGCGTGTTTAAACTGGACCCTCTTATAGAGAATGGTCGAGGAAAGAGTCCTTATGATCCCAAGTTATTGACGGCCTCCATGCTAATTGGTGAGTTTACGACTGGATTCGCTGTGCTGTTCATCTGTGTGTTAGTTCAAGGTCATATGAAACAGGGGAGTCTGGAAAACACCCTCTGCCCCGCTCTATCATTTCAGAAGATTTATAGGGTTTAAAGCCAATGTAAATAACAGAACAGGGCATCCCTGTCATTCATTACCAGTTCATCAgctgtgtggtttgttttttacacaCTGGGAACCCCTCATTGGCAGGACTGCAAACTCTATTTCAATCTGAATATACCTCAATTAAGTGCAGGGCGTGCATTGCAAATTAcggtttattttgttttctttgtactGAATCCACATTCTTTGCAAATAAAGCAGAATAAAGTGAGCATGCCTTTTCTCTTTACCCCCAATTATTCCCAGTCACATTGTGTTATATCGCACCGTTTAACCTAGCAGATGGCCATTTTCCAGCCCATCACCTTCCAtctcctcttccctttctctctcccatcTCAACACCATTAGTATGTACACCCCCTGTCTTACACCTCTGTCCCGTCCCTCCTTGTGTGTCTCTCCATCCGCTCAACCTTTCCCTCACAGCCACCCTACTGCCATGATGTCAATTTCACACTCCTGATGTTCATCACATCCGCCACAGTCCGTCTGTCTGTACCGCTAAGCTCCCAAATAATTCTTCAGACTTTTACACGTGAATCACTGGAGAAAAATAACCTAGAACCATCTGCTCATTTTTGGGAATTTGACAAACTTACTTCGTTACTCTTACTTTCAGATGGAGAACTGTATGCTGGGACATCAGCTGACTTCATGGGGCGGGATTTTGCCATCTTTCGCACTCTCGGAAAGCACCACCCGATCAGGACGGAGCAACATGACTCCCGGTGGCTAAAcggtgagagaaaagagaaaaatcacAGGTTTAAAAAGCCAAGTAGCTTGAAATACGCAATACTTTTTGGCATCTTGCATCTCTTTGGCAAATTGCAGATGGTCCACCGGTTTAAAGGTTTTTTATTGTCAAATTTTCATTTGGTAGCCCTAAGTCACAAGAAGCACATTACTCAAACATGTTTCTTCTCCCtctggctgcaggggggagtTTGGAATTCAACataaaacttgttttattcCACTCCAATCATTTGCCTTCCTTATTGCTCTTTTGTTaaatttgttttgtctgtttgatATTTAATACTAAATGCTTTTATAATGAGGCACTGAATAAATGAACATGTTGACACAAAACCAAATCACTAAATAGATTCTTCCTTACGTTCCATGATTTTCTTTCatctcaaatgtgtgtgtgtgggttgcaGATCCCAGGTTTGTGGGCGTGCATCTAATTCCAGAGAGCGACAACCCAGAAGATGACAAAATCTACTTACTCTTTAAGGAGAACGCTATAGACGGAGAGCACGCTGGGAAGGCCACACACGCCCGCATCGGACAGCTCTGCAAAGTACGCATCCACACAGGAACAGACAGAGAAATGGCCCTGCAAGCACACGCTCACACTTAGCTTCTGTATCTGGAAAAACCCTTGACGAGTGGCTTTCATCTGCGGGGGTTTCTGGGACTGTTATCTGTGATTATTTTTATCCTGGAGAAGAGTGGGCTTTGTTGTGTGTGGTACAATCAGGCCCCCAAGACAGAAACCTGAGAGAAAAGTTAAATGTCACCAGAACCTGAGAGGCAGAGATGCTGTCAATGGCAGAACTGTTATCCAAATGCCAGGCTCTGGCACTGATTGGGTCTACTACACCCTCCAGCTCCAGGGAATGGTTATGTTAAATCACCAGCCTTTTATTAGCTTTCGCGTTCCAAATCTTACTCTTACTAATTACGCAGGAATCCAGCAGGCTGACTGCAGATCAGCAAGTAATGTCCAGCCTCAACCGTCTATTTAGCTGCATACTGTGCCTCTGTCATAATCTCTGATTACCCAGTATGTCGGGAATGTGCTGTGCTCGACGAAAGACAAGCCATCTATTTTGCAAGATGTGGTATTAATTATTGCCGATGCATATTTGGAAACATTCTTGAATCATGAATCAAAACTCACTGCGATACTATTTTATGGGCCAGCATTCtttgcctgtgtgtttgtgtgccatgCTGTAGAAAAGAAACATACTGTGAGACACACAGGCCCCTCTTATTAGGGTTTGTGCTGGAACTCTAGAATACTCTAGAGAAGTTGAGGTATTTCTCATTgaacatttgattgatttgattgaccGGCACATCTTACACTGAAATAGTTTTACTATTACCTACCTCTTGTTCTGAGCAAGTTACACCCTGGTGACTCTCTGCTGTAGCTTTGGGAGAATGACGTTTACCAGACTCTGCTTTCTCTAAAGTATCATTGATAAGGCAACACATACACCTTCAACTACACCTGAACGGCTTTCTTGTGTTCTACCATAtccaatttatatatatatatatatatatattgttgttgTACTATGACACATATACACCATACAAGGGAAACAActgtattaaataaaacaatgagagCTCCGAATAACTGAGCTTGTTGATCTGATCCTGTCAACAGAATGACCTGGGAGGACACAGGAGTCTTGTAAATAAGTGGACCACCTTTTTGAAGGCGCGACTCATTTGCTCCGTGCCTGGCAATAATGGAATAGACACGCACTTTGATGAACTACGTAAGTGATTGCTCCCGTACCTTTAAAATGAAGTGTTTCTTGAATGATTTTGTTGGTGGCGAATGTGTCTGTAACATCAAAACTGTCCTCTGCATTGCTTACAGAGGATGTTTTTCTCATGAGTACAAAGGATCTTAAGAGCCCGATCATCTATGCAGTATTCACCACTTCCAGGTACCATCATGGAAATAGTTTTGGCTTGTAGCTTGTAGTGATTTATGACCTGTGTTTTCAACAGAAACCCGGCCTTTCATTAACTGATCCGTTCTTTCTGCCCCATTAGCAACATCTTCAAAGGTTCAGCTGTGTGCATGTACAGCATGGCGGACATCAGGAGAGTTTTCCTGGGTCCTTACGCTCATAGAGATGGACCCAACTATCAGTGGGTGCCTTTCCAGGGACGCGTTCCCTACCCACGGCCTGGCACAGTGAGTGCAATGTTTTACCGGGGTGTCGTTGTCTTATGAACTGAGCTTACagttagctttttttttttctccacagtgcCCGAGCAAGACGTTTGGGGGGTTTGATACAACCAAGGACCTGCCTGATGAAGTTGTAACCTTTGCTAGAAGCCACCCGGCCATGTTCAACCCTGTCTATCCGATTAACAATCGCCCAATCATAGTCAAAACAGATGTGGACTACCAGTTCACCCAGATAGTGGTGGACAAAGTAGAAGCAGAAGATGGACAGTATGATGTCATGTTCATAGGCACAGGTATGTTTTATTCAAGTAAAAATATTGTTCTAATTAAGTTGCAGTACATTCCTTATTGTAATATTGTTTGTGCTTCCTTGTTTGTGTTAGACATGGGGACGATACTGAAAGTTGTATCCATCCCCAGAGGCTCCTGGCATGACCTGGAAGAAGTCCTATTGGAAGAAATGACTGTCTTCAGAGTAGGTTTCTTTCTTATTGGCTAATGAATGACTGGTGAATCATAACATAACATATTTTTGATTGTTCTTTTCTGGTTATCGCAGGAGCCAACCGCCATTACAGCGATGGTACTTTCAACAAAACAGGTATTATTAAGTCGTTCTTATTGCCTTTAAAATGACTCTCGAAGCATTGTGTGGACAAGAGGAAATAGTAAGCTTATTTCAAGATTACTGAAAATAATATCAACTCAATTAGTCAGCTGGAAAAGCTGAAGATACGACTCCCGCACTGCATGGGGAAGAGACACATGGAGATTAGATATATAATGAAAAGTGATTTATTGTGACAACGAGTGTCTCATGGGGAGTTAGAGAACTTTCCTCACAGGTGAACAAAGACACCCTTGTTCCCTTGAAGATGAAACACATCTGACAATTGTCGGCAGAAGTTTCCCAACTTGTATTTTCACGTTGCGTACACAAGCTGAGCCAAACTTTAGACGTATTACTCATTGAGAGGTAGCACCTAAAGTGAAGCTCCTGTGACATCAATTCTGTTCATTTAAATTCTCTTGTTTACCCTCACAGCAACAACTGTATCTGGGCTCGGAAATCGGCGTGTCCCAGATGCCTTTGCATCGGTGTGAAGTTTATGGGAAGGCCTGTGCTGAGTGTTGCCTGGCAAGGGACCCTTACTGTGCATGGGATGGCACCGAGTGCTCCAGATACTTTCCCATGGCTAAAAGGTATTGAATCCATACTCCCACGTTCGTGTCATGTCGCCACCCTCTCATTGTATTTTACAGGCTGTCCGACACCTTTAATCAGACCTGCAAAACATTTAGCAAGTATTTTTGGAGGTTGGCCACAAAGCCATCCTGATACTTCCAAACAACAACATTACGTAATCCTTAGGTATCTGGCACGGTATTACCACTGAATTTAAAGAATAGTTTGGATTAATGAGTAATTTTCAAACTGAACCCCCCCATGTAGAACAGCTAGGATGGAATTTTCATATGCAAAgaataacatttgtgttttccACACGGTTACTGGAGCCTGCTTTTGTAAACATGCACAATGTGCAACACATGTTTGAGTCATGCTAGTTTGAAAATTACTTTTGTTTAGCATATTGATTAAATTTAACAGAGGTAAGAGCAGATTATGAGGAAGGCTTCTCACATAGTGATTGAGGACACAGAGCTGGAGCGAGGGCACAGTAACAGTGCAGGCTTTGTGTATTTTGCCAAAACCCCCTTAAGGTAGAGGGTCGTGTTTCTAGCAGGGAGTCAGAAATATAACCTGCCTCATGTGTTTACCGCACACGAGACCCAATGTCAGCCATGTCTGGAGGCTGTCTGGGTGAACCAGGGGTGAGGTCGATGGTAGAGGTTCGGTGGTAGTGTGGTTGCAGCAGTGGACTGACCTGCATgtgttcatgtatgtgtgtacttGTGCTCTGTGTGCAGCCTCCCACTCATAGCTCCATAGGGCTTATTGATTCGAAAGCTAGCTGCACAGCATCCCGCTCTTGCCGGTAGTTGGACTCCTGACTCGCTCTCGCTCAAACATAAGACAGACAGCACAAACTCTCATCTCAAATGACCTACACACAAATGCAGGTTTTCCATGGTTTAATTGTGCTTGGGTTTATGTTTCACACTTTACTTGAAACTGTTTTGTATCTTTGTATCTGCAACTCAGATGAATGACAGGCTATAATGATTCAGTATGTTTGAATTCCTCTGTCTTACACACCCTCTTATTAAACCTTGTCTGCAATGCTATTGGCTGCCTGCTGTTAATTTATTAGTTTTGGCCAACACAATTTCTGCCCATCCAAACCCACACCTGCACAAAAACtctctgtaaacacacacacacacacacacacacacacacatacaagggaGTGACGCCCGACTCATGAAGgtgtttatatttgttttttttgcaggcgAACAAGGAGGCAAGATATCAGGAATGGAGACCCACTCACACAATGTTCAGACCTGCAACACCATGGTACATAAtcgaaaagaaaatgtatttaacaaaTTCTTTAATCAATACAATATGCAAAAGACATCTTTGTaccagaggttttcctctgactaataagatatatattttttctaaatgattagcttttgtttaaagtatttctttaaaatTAAAACAGTT
It contains:
- the sema3ab gene encoding semaphorin-3ab, translated to MDSLVGSILLLCGLILLRTEGSRAQQTKNNVPRLKLAYKDMLESNNLVTFEGLANSSAYHTFLLDEEKGRLVVGAKDHIFSFNLLNISRDYAQIPWLASSTKRDECKWAGKDLSRECSNFIKVLQPFNQTHLYVCGTGAFHPVCSYLEVGRKPEDSVFKLDPLIENGRGKSPYDPKLLTASMLIDGELYAGTSADFMGRDFAIFRTLGKHHPIRTEQHDSRWLNDPRFVGVHLIPESDNPEDDKIYLLFKENAIDGEHAGKATHARIGQLCKNDLGGHRSLVNKWTTFLKARLICSVPGNNGIDTHFDELQDVFLMSTKDLKSPIIYAVFTTSSNIFKGSAVCMYSMADIRRVFLGPYAHRDGPNYQWVPFQGRVPYPRPGTCPSKTFGGFDTTKDLPDEVVTFARSHPAMFNPVYPINNRPIIVKTDVDYQFTQIVVDKVEAEDGQYDVMFIGTDMGTILKVVSIPRGSWHDLEEVLLEEMTVFREPTAITAMVLSTKQQQLYLGSEIGVSQMPLHRCEVYGKACAECCLARDPYCAWDGTECSRYFPMAKRRTRRQDIRNGDPLTQCSDLQHHDELNGQTTLLDKTVYGVENSSTFLECSPKSQRALTYWQYRHSTEERKQEIKSEGRFIHTDQGLLIRTLSKKDSGIYLCQAVEHGFMQTLLKVTLEVIDTERLEDLLHRDEAAAAIAPAQDLSPPQESPNQKLWYRDFLSLVNHPTLNSVDEFCEQVWKRERKHRRQKAHLVHQVQIHQQHQQQPKAVNPRSHTHAQGLAAKWKHLQERQKGRNRRTHELERAPRSV